The Kaistella daneshvariae genomic sequence GGATATTTTAAATGGAAATTTAGATGTGGCGCTACTGGATATTTTTAAATCGGAAAATAAATCGTTGCAGGAAATTGAGAGTTTTTCCATTGAGAAAATTTATGGGCATAAAGCCGTTATTGAAATTGAAAATGCCGGTTACAACGTGATGTACGAATTGCTTAATCACTTTATTCCGCCTATTTTAACGGAAAAAGAAAAGCGGAAATCTTATGATAAAATGGCGCTGAAACTTTTGCCGCAGCAATTTGTGTATGAAAGCGGTAGCGATTACCAAAAGGTTTTGGGCGTGATTGATTTTGTTTCCGGAATGACGGATAATTTTGCGACCGATCTTTACCGTAAAATTAAAGGAATTGAGATCGGAATGACGATGTAATTCCGGAAAATTGAGTATCTTTCAGAAGTAACCAGTTTAACCATAAAAACTAAAATATGACTTATTTCGGAATTATTATTTTCTTAGGATTAATCGTCCTTTTTGCCTCCTTTTTTACCGTCAAGCAGGCGACTGCCGCGATTGTAGAGCGTTTGGGTAAATTTCACGTGGTGCGCCAGTCCGGGCTTCATTTAAAAATCCCGTTTATCGACCAGGTTGCAAAACGTATGAATTTGAGAATCCAGCAGTTAGATGTAATTATTGATACCAAAACTTTAGATAACGTATTTATCAGAATGAAAGTTTCTGTGCAATATCAGGTGATTACCGCGCAGGTTGCCGATTCATTTTACCGTTTGGAGAACCCGGAAAACCAAATTACATCGTACGTTTTCGATGTGGTGCGTGCAGAAGTTCCAAAGCTGAAACTGGATGATGTTTTCGTAAGAAAAGATGACGTGGCAATCGCTGTGAAAGGCGAGTTGCAGGAAGCGATGCAGAGTTACGGATACGACATTATCAAAGCCTTGGTGACCGATATCGATCCGGACGAGCAGGTGAAACATGCGATGAACAGAATTAATGCTGCTGAACGCGAGAAAACCGCAGCAGAATACGAATCTGAAGCACAAAAAATCAGGATTGTTGCTGTTGCAAAGGCGGAAGCAGAATCGAAAAAACTTCAGGGTATGGGTATCGCCGACCAAAGACGCGAAATCGCGAAAGGTTTGGAAGAATCCGTAAAAATGCTCAACGAAGCGGGAATCAGTTCGCAGGAAGCTTCGGCGTTGATTGTGGTTACGCAGCATTACGATACTTTGCATTCCATCGGCGCGAATAACCGAAGTAATTTGGTGCTTTTACCTAATTCACCAAGCGCGGCGAGTTCTATGCTTAATGATTTGGTGGTTTCGATGGCGGCAACGCAAAAAATGGAAGAAACCAGCAAAGGAAGTTTTCCGCCGCCTCCAGGTTCGCATTCTCATTAATATTATTAAAAATAAAACAGAAAACGCTCCCGAATTGGGAGCGTTTTTTTGGCTATTAAATGACCGTTTTTTTTGATTTTAGAATCTTTAATTAAACTTCCTTTTCAATATTTTCTGAATTTGGTTCTTCAACTTCTTTTTCTTCAGCTTTTTTAAACTTTTCCTTGCCAGTTATTAATTCAAAAAATATTTTAAAATCCGCCATTAAAGTAAATATGGGATATTTGAAAGTAGTGGGTTTGTTTTTTTCAAAAATATAGTGACTGAGCGCCGAAAATCCCCAGCCGAAAATCGGTAAATACCAGAGAAAGCGTTCCTTACCCGATTGTACAACATAAATCAAAACAGCAATCAGCAACAGTGTTCCCAAAAAATGGAGAATGCGCGTCCACATTTTTTGGTGCTGTGAAAGGTAAAAATCGTAAAATTCTGAAAAGGTTGCAATGCGGTTTTCCATACTTAATTCAAACCACCATTTGTTTCGCGGTTCAGTTTGCTATGTCTAAAACCGTACCCAAAATAAATAATCATGCCCAACGCGAACCAAACGAGGAACCAAAACCAGTTGTTATGCGTCATTCCCGTTAATAAATAAAGGCAGGAACTAAGGCCCATCAGCGGAATAAGCGAGAGTTTTTTAATTAAAGTCAAAACGCACAAACCGATATTAATGAGAAGGAAAAAAAACATTGAAATCCTGAATTCACCTTCGTTGGGATCTTTCCAATCCATTAAATTATGGAAAAATTCCGGCTGCCAGAAGTAGAAAAATGCAAGTCCTCCCAGAAAAAGAATCGGGAAAATAAACTGGGAATTGATGTAAGGCAAATGAAATCTGCCCGGTAATTTTTCTTTCGAAGGCAAAAGCAAAACGCCGCCGCACACGAGAACAAAAGCGAAAATTGTCCCGATACTCGTAAAATCTAAAATAAAAGATTTATCGGTAAATAGAATCGGAATTCCGACTACAACTCCGGTAATAATCGTTGCAAATGACGGTGTGCTGTGTTTCGGATGAATTTCCATGAATTTTTTCGGCATCAAACCATCGCGGCTCATGGCGTACCAAATCCGCGGCTGTCCCATTTGGAAAACAAGTAAAACCGTGGTAATCGCGATAATAGCGCCGAGAGAAACCACAAATTCCATCCAGGCAACATTGGCATTGGTTTTTTCGAAGATGAAGGAAAGCGGATCGCCCACACCTTCAAACCTTCTGTAATCAACCATTCCGGTGAGAACCAAAGTCAGAATAATATAAATTACAGTACACAGAACGAGCGAAATAATCATTCCGCGTGGCAGATTTTTCTGCGGATTTTTCGTCTCTTCAGAAAGTACGCTCAAAGCATCAAAACCAATATACGCGAAGAAAACGCCGGAAACTGCGCTCATCACGCCGGCAAATCCGTTCGGCATAAATGAAGCTTCACCGGTTTCAGTACCCACCGGGAACCAGTTATCGGTATTAATAAACGCAATACCTACCGCGATTACTAAAAGAATGATAAATAGTTTTAGAAGAACGAAAATATTGTTGAAATTCTTAGATTCTTTAACACCGACATATACCAACCAGGTAATTAACCCGTTAATAACCAGCGCCGGAATGTCCAGAATAATTTTTAAATTTCCTAAAAGCGGTGCATTTTTCCACGCGTTGACCAATTCCAGGTTTTGGGAACCGCCAAAAAAGGCTTTTTTAGCTTCCGGATAACTTACTGTTAAATATTCCGGGATGTGAAGCCCGATTCTGCCGATAAAACTCGTAAAATAATCGGACCAGGAAAAAGCGACGTAAATATTTCCGAAGGAATATTCCATAATCAAAGCCCAGCCGATGACCCACGCCATAATTTCACCAAAACTTGCATAAGCATAGGTGTATGCGGAACCGGCGGTTGGGATTCTGCTGGCAAATTCAGCGTAGCAAAGCGCCGTAAAGCCGCATGCAAAACCGCAGATGATATACAGCACAATAACGCCTGGGCCGCCGCGGAAAACCGCTTCGCCAAGGGAGCTGAAACTTCCCGCACCAATAATCGCTGCAATTCCGAAAAAGACAATATCCCAAACTCCTAAAACGCGCAATAATCCCGAGGAATGGTCTTTTGCGCTGTATTGTTTTCTCCTGAAAAGCTGCTTCATATTCTAGTTTAATTTACACAAATGTAAAAGAAAATTTGGAAAAACGGTTTTTTTGGTGCTTTAAGCGGGAAATTATTGAAAAAAATGCCTATTTAGCAGGTAAAATTTAGCTTTAATTTTTTCAATGAAATTATAATGTTTTAGCTGAAAAAAAATTGTGCGTTATTTTGACATTTTTTTCAATTTTACCGCTAAAGTGTGCTGTGCTAATTTTCAAAAAAATGCACTTTTAAGGCGGAATTTTTTTTGGTTTGATTTTGAATTTCATTCCTTTACAAATTATCCACTTATCCACGAGCCACAAAATAACTTGTGGAAGCAATAAGTTTTCTTTAATTTCGTTGATTAAATGTGGAAAAGTATGCGGCAGATTTTTGCTGAAATGCTTCATCCACTTTCTAAAAAAACTTTCCGAAAACCAGGATTTCATGAATTCAAAAAAAATCTTCGTCGCAACGGCGATATTCTATTTCGGCTTCTCGCAGGCACAACAATCCCAATACTTCAGCGACCGCGAAAATTACCGCTTTAACCTGGCAGAAAATCTTTACCAAAATAAAATTTACAACGCTTCGCAGTTTGAATATGCCAGACAGTATTTCTACAACGAAAATCTGTCGCGTTCCAAAAAAGAAGCGGCGCAGTTTTTCGATAATGTCATCGGTGTGATTTTGCGGAAAAACCATGCGGAAGAAGGTTTGGATGCTTTTATTAAAGAATATCCGAACTCGGCGTATTTCGCGCAGGCAAATTTGCCTTTAGCGGATTTTTATTTGGCACAAAAAGATTTTGACAAAGCTTTGGAAACGTTGAAAAACGTCAACCAATATCAGCTTTCCAGAGAAGAGAACACTGAATATATCATGAAACTCGGCTATGCGAAGTTCATGACCGGCGATTCCCGAGGTGCGATTGAAGCGCTGGAAGAAGCTTATATTTCTGCCGAAGGTTCAGATAAGGACGATGTCGCCTACATGCTGGGACATTTGTATTATGCGGACGGCCAGAACGATAAAGCGTTTACTTTTTTCGATCAGATTAAAGACAACGAAAAATATGCGCGTGTTGTAAAACCGTATTACGTGCAGCTTTATTTTAATGAAAAAGATTACGACAAAGCGATTATAGAAGGAAATTCGCTGCTTAACGAGGATATTTCTGCAGAATACAAAGCGGAAGTTCACAAGATGATTGGCGAAAGTTATTTTATGAACGGCGATTACACTTCGGCTTATCCGCATCTGAAAATTTATCTGGACAGCAAGAAGAAACCTTCGGAAAGCGATTTATATGAGATGGGTTTTGTTTCGGCACATCTGAAAAAATATGACGAAGCAGTTTCGTATTACAACCAATTATTGAACAGTAAATCAGCGACGTCACAAAACGCGTATTATCAGCTTGGAAACGCGTACTTGGAAGTTGGTAAAAAACAGGAAGCACTTTCTGCGTTCCGTTCGGCGTATCAAATGACTTACGATCCGAAAGTTCAGCAGCTCGCGCATTTACAATA encodes the following:
- a CDS encoding SPFH domain-containing protein → MTYFGIIIFLGLIVLFASFFTVKQATAAIVERLGKFHVVRQSGLHLKIPFIDQVAKRMNLRIQQLDVIIDTKTLDNVFIRMKVSVQYQVITAQVADSFYRLENPENQITSYVFDVVRAEVPKLKLDDVFVRKDDVAIAVKGELQEAMQSYGYDIIKALVTDIDPDEQVKHAMNRINAAEREKTAAEYESEAQKIRIVAVAKAEAESKKLQGMGIADQRREIAKGLEESVKMLNEAGISSQEASALIVVTQHYDTLHSIGANNRSNLVLLPNSPSAASSMLNDLVVSMAATQKMEETSKGSFPPPPGSHSH
- a CDS encoding DUF962 domain-containing protein translates to MENRIATFSEFYDFYLSQHQKMWTRILHFLGTLLLIAVLIYVVQSGKERFLWYLPIFGWGFSALSHYIFEKNKPTTFKYPIFTLMADFKIFFELITGKEKFKKAEEKEVEEPNSENIEKEV
- a CDS encoding APC family permease, with protein sequence MKQLFRRKQYSAKDHSSGLLRVLGVWDIVFFGIAAIIGAGSFSSLGEAVFRGGPGVIVLYIICGFACGFTALCYAEFASRIPTAGSAYTYAYASFGEIMAWVIGWALIMEYSFGNIYVAFSWSDYFTSFIGRIGLHIPEYLTVSYPEAKKAFFGGSQNLELVNAWKNAPLLGNLKIILDIPALVINGLITWLVYVGVKESKNFNNIFVLLKLFIILLVIAVGIAFINTDNWFPVGTETGEASFMPNGFAGVMSAVSGVFFAYIGFDALSVLSEETKNPQKNLPRGMIISLVLCTVIYIILTLVLTGMVDYRRFEGVGDPLSFIFEKTNANVAWMEFVVSLGAIIAITTVLLVFQMGQPRIWYAMSRDGLMPKKFMEIHPKHSTPSFATIITGVVVGIPILFTDKSFILDFTSIGTIFAFVLVCGGVLLLPSKEKLPGRFHLPYINSQFIFPILFLGGLAFFYFWQPEFFHNLMDWKDPNEGEFRISMFFFLLINIGLCVLTLIKKLSLIPLMGLSSCLYLLTGMTHNNWFWFLVWFALGMIIYFGYGFRHSKLNRETNGGLN